In a single window of the Rhodococcus qingshengii JCM 15477 genome:
- a CDS encoding SulP family inorganic anion transporter, which yields MTAPTVMSALRSPRLLKTEVLAGLVVALALIPEAIAFSIIAGVDPRVGLFASFVMAVSIAFLGGRPAMISAATGAIALVIAPVAREYGLDYFIATVILAGIFQIAFGVLGVAKLMRFIPRSVMIGFVNALAILIFTSQFPHLIGVPAMVYPMVGVGLLVMILLPKLTTAVPAPLVAIVLLTAATVVFALNVPDVGDEGELPSSLPSLFFPDVPLTVDTFTIIAPYALAMALVGLLESLMTAKLVDDITDTHSNKTREGWAQGVSNVLTGFFGGMGGCAMVGQTMINVKASGARTRISTFLAGVFLLILVVGLGDVVALIPMAALAAVMIMVSVGTMDWHSVHPKTLRRMPRSETLVMAATVIVTVTTHNLAYGVIVGVLTAMVMFARRVAHLTNVEKVSEADTNEDGLVDTRVYRVTGELFFASSNDLVYQFDYVDDPANVIIDLTGADIWDASTVATLDAIQHKYEAKGKHVEIIGLDGASLERHRGLSGTLTSSH from the coding sequence ATGACCGCACCGACGGTCATGAGCGCCTTGCGATCACCGCGACTACTCAAAACCGAGGTCCTCGCCGGATTGGTCGTTGCCCTCGCCTTGATTCCCGAGGCGATCGCGTTCTCCATCATCGCCGGCGTAGACCCCCGTGTGGGGCTGTTCGCATCCTTCGTCATGGCCGTCTCCATCGCATTCCTCGGAGGCCGCCCGGCAATGATCTCCGCCGCTACCGGTGCGATAGCCCTGGTCATTGCGCCGGTTGCACGTGAATACGGACTGGATTACTTCATCGCCACCGTCATCCTGGCCGGCATCTTTCAGATCGCCTTCGGTGTCCTCGGTGTTGCCAAGTTGATGCGTTTCATCCCGCGCAGCGTGATGATCGGTTTCGTCAACGCACTGGCGATCTTGATCTTCACCTCCCAATTCCCACACCTGATCGGTGTCCCCGCCATGGTGTATCCGATGGTCGGAGTCGGATTGCTGGTGATGATCCTGCTCCCCAAACTCACCACCGCAGTACCGGCACCACTGGTGGCGATCGTGCTGCTGACCGCGGCGACGGTGGTCTTCGCGTTGAACGTCCCCGACGTCGGGGACGAGGGCGAATTGCCGTCGAGCCTGCCGTCGCTGTTCTTTCCTGATGTGCCGCTCACCGTCGACACCTTCACCATCATCGCTCCCTACGCGCTGGCGATGGCGCTGGTCGGCCTCCTCGAATCGCTGATGACGGCGAAGTTGGTCGACGACATCACCGACACGCACTCGAACAAGACCCGCGAAGGGTGGGCGCAGGGAGTATCGAACGTCCTGACCGGATTCTTCGGTGGCATGGGTGGTTGCGCGATGGTCGGCCAGACCATGATCAACGTCAAAGCATCCGGCGCCCGCACCCGCATCTCGACGTTCCTGGCCGGAGTGTTCTTGCTGATCCTCGTCGTCGGACTCGGTGACGTCGTCGCCTTGATCCCGATGGCCGCGCTCGCAGCGGTGATGATCATGGTCTCCGTCGGAACCATGGACTGGCACAGTGTGCACCCGAAGACCCTGCGCCGCATGCCGCGTAGCGAAACCCTCGTCATGGCCGCCACCGTGATCGTCACCGTCACCACACACAACCTCGCCTACGGCGTGATCGTCGGTGTGCTGACGGCGATGGTGATGTTCGCCCGCCGCGTCGCGCATCTGACGAATGTGGAGAAGGTGTCCGAAGCGGACACCAACGAGGACGGACTCGTCGATACCCGCGTCTATCGGGTGACCGGGGAGCTGTTCTTCGCTTCGAGCAACGATCTGGTCTATCAGTTCGACTACGTCGACGATCCGGCGAACGTGATCATCGACCTCACCGGTGCCGACATCTGGGATGCCTCGACGGTCGCCACTCTCGATGCCATTCAGCACAAGTACGAAGCGAAGGGAAAGCACGTCGAGATCATCGGTCTCGACGGCGCCAGCCTCGAGCGTCACCGAGGGCTCAGCGGCACCCTCACTTCATCGCATTGA
- a CDS encoding acyltransferase family protein, whose protein sequence is MHRINDGTIEPKSGDTAAHTGRVDWVDLAKGISIALVVLLHSTNFLVTRGLAAGIWNDINAVAEPIRMPLFFLTAGLFAHKVTSLPWATVIRRRVLPLAYLYLMWTVLRFVFFSAFPATAGTDETSSPLNLITALVVPTSGLWFLYALAVYTVLTKALGGIDYRVQLLGAIALAFTAPSIGGVDWTWGNMMELFLFFLAGAHLQQMIRAAAASTTMTRLALSGTAFALAYALHVNGYITSVGAATITLSALGLFVGITLTSQLQALRIFAPFRKLGTLTLPVYLMHEVLLGIIVVAAVHAGFDFTRNALLVFGPLLVATVAVGGSLAIHAALTSAGQRWLFVMPRRSTS, encoded by the coding sequence GTGCACCGAATCAACGACGGAACCATCGAACCGAAATCGGGCGATACGGCAGCGCACACAGGGCGGGTGGACTGGGTCGACCTGGCGAAAGGGATCAGCATCGCGTTGGTCGTCCTCCTGCACAGCACCAACTTTCTCGTCACCCGCGGGTTGGCCGCAGGGATCTGGAACGACATCAACGCTGTTGCGGAACCGATTCGGATGCCCTTGTTCTTCCTCACCGCCGGCCTCTTCGCACACAAAGTGACATCACTGCCGTGGGCAACGGTGATCCGGCGGCGAGTCCTGCCTCTGGCATACCTCTACCTCATGTGGACGGTTCTGCGCTTCGTGTTCTTCAGCGCCTTTCCGGCCACCGCAGGAACCGACGAAACCTCGAGCCCACTGAACTTGATCACTGCGCTGGTCGTACCGACCAGCGGGTTGTGGTTCCTCTACGCACTCGCGGTGTACACGGTGCTCACGAAAGCACTCGGCGGAATCGACTATCGAGTCCAACTGCTCGGTGCGATCGCGTTGGCCTTCACCGCTCCCAGCATCGGAGGCGTCGACTGGACCTGGGGAAACATGATGGAACTCTTCCTCTTCTTCCTCGCCGGAGCGCACCTGCAACAGATGATCCGCGCCGCCGCCGCATCGACGACGATGACACGTCTCGCGCTCTCCGGCACCGCATTCGCGCTCGCGTACGCCCTGCACGTCAATGGGTACATCACCTCGGTCGGCGCCGCGACGATCACCCTGAGCGCCTTGGGTCTGTTCGTCGGCATCACTCTCACATCGCAACTGCAGGCACTGCGGATATTCGCCCCCTTCAGAAAGCTCGGAACACTCACCTTGCCGGTGTACCTCATGCACGAAGTACTTCTCGGCATCATCGTGGTCGCCGCTGTTCACGCAGGCTTCGATTTCACCCGTAACGCGCTGTTGGTGTTCGGCCCCCTCCTGGTAGCCACCGTTGCAGTCGGTGGATCCCTGGCGATTCACGCAGCGCTGACCTCCGCCGGACAACGATGGCTCTTCGTCATGCCGCGCCGGAGCACCTCATGA
- a CDS encoding GtrA family protein: protein MTSALTILSQALVYALPQRWIARLLRYPEAVKFLLIATAGTMATTTLFSILKWTALTDNPVTAHMLAALISAVYAYILCLAWSFADIDHASGGRWAATFFALMAVSITLGAIPLWIARYHLELREPHVHALTETASDFVASTVVGAFLSTWFLWHAWQRVRSTSAADFDAAAVPATERLDPPA, encoded by the coding sequence GTGACCTCGGCACTGACCATCCTCTCCCAAGCCCTCGTGTACGCCCTGCCGCAGCGCTGGATCGCGAGGCTTCTGCGCTACCCCGAAGCCGTGAAATTCCTCCTGATCGCAACAGCGGGCACCATGGCCACGACGACACTGTTTTCGATCCTGAAATGGACGGCGCTCACAGACAATCCGGTCACAGCGCACATGCTCGCCGCACTGATCTCCGCCGTGTACGCATACATCCTGTGCCTGGCATGGTCGTTCGCCGACATCGATCATGCAAGCGGAGGACGCTGGGCAGCAACCTTTTTCGCCCTCATGGCAGTCTCCATCACTCTCGGTGCCATTCCCCTCTGGATTGCCCGATACCACCTGGAATTGAGGGAACCCCACGTGCATGCCCTCACTGAAACCGCAAGCGATTTCGTCGCGAGCACCGTGGTCGGTGCCTTTCTCTCGACGTGGTTCCTCTGGCACGCGTGGCAGCGAGTTCGCTCGACTTCGGCCGCGGACTTCGACGCCGCTGCCGTCCCGGCGACGGAGAGGCTCGACCCACCGGCCTGA
- a CDS encoding TetR/AcrR family transcriptional regulator, with product MPRRPDPTRRRAEIAEALVRAANRDGLHAVTMRSVAAEAGVSLRLVQYYFTSKEELLVGALQHLEQSSQERWAQRLADLPSPPPPRSIIDAFAAEALPTDEPSSMFHLVWMSYAVLAMTNTQVARHPSISGIDRLERQLTEALQRSADADELVDCDAAIEAARLVALVNGLGTSILVGQRSIDRATEVITYHLDRLFAVPPATITEPAT from the coding sequence ACCCCACCCGGCGCCGTGCAGAAATTGCCGAGGCGCTTGTTCGTGCCGCCAATCGAGACGGTCTGCATGCGGTAACAATGAGATCCGTCGCCGCCGAAGCCGGTGTGTCGCTGCGGTTGGTGCAGTACTACTTCACCAGCAAAGAGGAGCTCCTGGTCGGCGCTCTCCAACATCTGGAACAAAGTAGCCAGGAGCGATGGGCACAACGACTGGCCGATCTTCCGAGTCCTCCGCCACCACGATCGATCATCGATGCGTTCGCGGCCGAAGCGTTGCCAACCGACGAACCCAGCAGCATGTTTCATCTGGTGTGGATGTCCTACGCGGTTCTCGCGATGACCAATACTCAGGTTGCACGGCATCCGTCCATCAGCGGCATCGACCGACTGGAGCGCCAACTCACCGAAGCACTGCAACGCTCGGCGGATGCCGACGAACTTGTCGACTGTGACGCGGCGATTGAGGCTGCACGCCTGGTGGCACTGGTCAACGGTCTGGGCACGAGCATCCTGGTCGGTCAGCGCTCCATAGATCGAGCCACCGAAGTAATCACCTACCACCTCGATCGCCTCTTCGCGGTTCCACCAGCAACGATCACCGAGCCTGCCACCTGA